DNA sequence from the Arthrobacter jinronghuae genome:
CCCCGAAACAGGCCCGCTCAGGGAAGCTCCCGAAACGCAGGCGCATCAGAGGTCCTGCATGTAAGTCGGATGAGCAGGCGAGGACACTATGAAAGCACTCGTTTACGAAGGCCCCGGCCAGAAGTCCTGGAAGGACGTTCCCGACCCTCAGATCCACGACCCGCGGGATGCCATCGTCAAGATAGATACCACCACCATCTGCGGCACCGACCTGCATATCCTCAAAGGCGACGTTCCGGCAGTTACGCCGGGCCGGATCCTTGGCCATGAGGGGGTTGGCACCGTTACGGAGACCGGCTCCGGCGTGAATGCCTTCAAGACCGGCGACAAAGTGATCCTGTCCTGTGTATCGGCGGACGGTTCCTGCAGTTTCTGCAAGGACGGGCTCTATTCGCACTGCACCGGAGAGGAAGGGCAGTCCGGTATCGGCTGGATCTTCGGACACCTGATCGACGGGACGCAGGCCGAGTACGTCCGTGTGCCTTACGCGGACACGTCCATGTACCGGCTGCCGGAGAACGTCTCCCAGGAGCATGGTGTCCTGCTCAGCGACATCTTCCCCACCGGGTTTGAAATGGGTGTGCAGTACGGGCAGGTCCAGCCCGGCGACGTCGTCGCCGTGATCGGCGCAGGCCCCGTGGGGCTGGCCGTGATTGCGACCTCGGGACTGTACGGTGCCGCGAAAATCATCGCCGTGGACCTGGACGCCAACCGGGTGGAGCAGGCCCGAAAATTCGGTGCCACCCACGGCGTGAACTCCGGGGATGAGAACTGGCGGGAACAGATCATGGACCTGACGGACGGCTGGGGCGTGGACGTCGCGGTGGAGGCCGTGGGTATCCCTGCCACGTTCGAGATGTGCACCAGTATCGTCCGGCCCGGCGGCAACGTGGCCAACGTGGGGGTGCATGGGACGCCCGTGAGCCTGGAGCTGGACCGGCTGTGGATCGAGAACATCAACATCAGCATGGGCCTGGTCAACACGAATACCCTGTCCATGCTCCTGAAACTGATTGCCGAGGGGAAGCTACCGGCCGAGGAGTTCATCAGCCACCGCTATTCGCTGGCCGAC
Encoded proteins:
- a CDS encoding zinc-dependent alcohol dehydrogenase family protein, with protein sequence MKALVYEGPGQKSWKDVPDPQIHDPRDAIVKIDTTTICGTDLHILKGDVPAVTPGRILGHEGVGTVTETGSGVNAFKTGDKVILSCVSADGSCSFCKDGLYSHCTGEEGQSGIGWIFGHLIDGTQAEYVRVPYADTSMYRLPENVSQEHGVLLSDIFPTGFEMGVQYGQVQPGDVVAVIGAGPVGLAVIATSGLYGAAKIIAVDLDANRVEQARKFGATHGVNSGDENWREQIMDLTDGWGVDVAVEAVGIPATFEMCTSIVRPGGNVANVGVHGTPVSLELDRLWIENINISMGLVNTNTLSMLLKLIAEGKLPAEEFISHRYSLADILTAYDTFSRAAETNALKVILQA